Genomic DNA from Candidatus Zixiibacteriota bacterium:
ACATTCGAAATGGCCTTCATTAATCCTTAAACCACAGACCGTTTCACGATAATCCTAAAAAGGATATGAACGCAGCCAGCAAACCAGCTATTCTTCTTGCCTATCCTTCTTTCCTGAGCGGCGCCGAATGGTCCGGCCGCGATGAAGTAAAAGCATCGCAATTGATTCTCGCATCATATCTGGCCGAGCACTTTCCGGTTGAGTATGTTGATTTTGAAATCGAAATCGGCCGGCCGGTAAGTCCGGTGCAGTTTCGTCGTTTTGAACGGAAGGTACGTGAGTTCCTCGAAAAGCGTGATTACGACATTCTGGGCATCTCCTGCTGGACCAGCCTTTCATATAAAGCAACTATGACTATAGCTCGCATAGCCCGCGAGGTACACCCGAAGCGACTCATCGTCATAGGAGGATACCATCCCACGGCGCGGCCCGAGGATTTCCAAACTCCCGACAATTTGGTTGATTATGTCATCCAGGGGGAAGGGGAGATCGCTTTCAGGGAAATCGCCGCCGCTTTTCCCGTTTCAGGGAGACCGCCGCAAACTAAAGTTATTGCCGGCCCGCCGCTGCAGCCGGAGCAGTTTGTCGGAGTAAAATGGGACTTGGTCGACGACATGCTCCGCTCTCGTTTCTCGGGAGGAATCGGCACCCTCTGTATTTATCTTTCACGGGGATGTCCCTTTGAGTGTGCCTTCTGCATGGAGGCGTTGAAAGATCATACCTGGCGCCCTTATTCGGTCGAACAGGCTATCGAGCAGGTACGGATTCCCATGGAACGATATAAGGTAATTGCCCTTGCCTTTGGTGATGCCGTTCTCGGTGTGCAGCCGGCCTGGCGAAAGGAATTCTTCCGTCGCCTGGTCGAGCTTAACCCGCAGTCATGGATTTTTCTGGAAACCCGACCCGATTTCCTCGATGAAGAGGATATCAAAATGCTTTCGAAACTCAAAGCCGAGATCCAATTTGGGGTCGAAAGCTGTTCGCCGGAGATGCTTCGTATCATGAACAAAACCAGACAGCCGGAAAAGTTCCTTGCCCGATTCCGCGAGGTCAGTCACATTCTCTCTGATTATGGTGTGGTCCACGGTGCCAACCTGATTTTCAACCATCCCGGCGAAACCCGGCGCACTCTGGAAGAGACTTTTGCTTTTGTTGATGCCGAATCGGCACGAAAGGATTCATCGCTCATCTGGGCCAGCCACGGTTATTTGCACTTCCCCGGCAATGAAATTGACCGCAACCAGAGCTTCTATGAGCAGAAATATGGAACTCGTTTTCTGAGCCCGGACTGGTGGAAAGGTGAGGATGATCCTCTGGTTGCCAGTCGAAATATTATTCCCTCGCGCGATTTGGAGGGGGAGGGGATAACCTTGTGGAAGAAAATGTTCGGCGAGCGTCAGCAGCAGCTCAAGGATTGTCTGACGCCCAAAGCATTTCGCCTGGCTGCTGAAACCTATTTCCCCGATTGGCGGCTTGACAGTCGGTACGACGAGCTTGAGAAAGGGAACCGTTAGTAAATTTCAGTATTCCGGAATGATCGCATTTACCTCTAATATGCAATATTCAATTGTCATCTACCCCGATATTGACTGTGAAAAGATAAATGCTCTGAGGCGACAATATGATCCCAATTACAATTTGATTGCTCCCCATATCACTCTGGTATTCCCCTTCTCCGAGGAAGTTAACGAACAGGGACTGATGGATCATATAAATAATGTTCTGCGAGAAAAACGTCCTTTCAAGATCACTCTTTCCGGTCTGAGGAAATCAGACGATCATTGGCTCTTCCTTTTAATAGATGACGGGAAACAG
This window encodes:
- a CDS encoding radical SAM protein, producing MNAASKPAILLAYPSFLSGAEWSGRDEVKASQLILASYLAEHFPVEYVDFEIEIGRPVSPVQFRRFERKVREFLEKRDYDILGISCWTSLSYKATMTIARIAREVHPKRLIVIGGYHPTARPEDFQTPDNLVDYVIQGEGEIAFREIAAAFPVSGRPPQTKVIAGPPLQPEQFVGVKWDLVDDMLRSRFSGGIGTLCIYLSRGCPFECAFCMEALKDHTWRPYSVEQAIEQVRIPMERYKVIALAFGDAVLGVQPAWRKEFFRRLVELNPQSWIFLETRPDFLDEEDIKMLSKLKAEIQFGVESCSPEMLRIMNKTRQPEKFLARFREVSHILSDYGVVHGANLIFNHPGETRRTLEETFAFVDAESARKDSSLIWASHGYLHFPGNEIDRNQSFYEQKYGTRFLSPDWWKGEDDPLVASRNIIPSRDLEGEGITLWKKMFGERQQQLKDCLTPKAFRLAAETYFPDWRLDSRYDELEKGNR